Proteins encoded within one genomic window of Carassius gibelio isolate Cgi1373 ecotype wild population from Czech Republic chromosome A4, carGib1.2-hapl.c, whole genome shotgun sequence:
- the LOC127971810 gene encoding gastrula zinc finger protein XlCGF8.2DB produces MALIKEESEEVKIEEFNVKQEDTEEQIDLRVLKEESEVVNVMEEKDHDFITEEKPLSFSQTEKTSPRKRAEKTGSLNSHTTGNPKEKCFKCPECGRSFLNMKRLDRHKIIHSGEKPFKCQQCGKSFSHEISLKTHTKIHTEEDAYTCKQCGKSFSHQGNLNYHMLIHTGEKPFTCQQCGKGFSQKGNLKTHMLIHTGEKPFKCQQCGKSFSHKVSLKTHLKSHTGESPFTCELCGKSFSLKGNLNYHMKIHTGEKPFLCHHCGKSFTLKGGLKSHMRIHTGEKPYTCFRCKESFIHQKDLIRHLQTHSGKILQCFSVW; encoded by the coding sequence ACCTGAGAGTGctgaaagaggagagtgaagTAGTAAATGTAATGGAAGAGAAAGATCATGATTTCATAACTGAAGAAAAACCTTTAAGCTTCTCACAGACTGAAAAGACTTCCCCAAGAAAAAGAGCTGAAAAGACAGGAAGCCTCAATTCTCACACTACAGGTAATCCAAAAGAGAAGTGTTTTAAATGTCCTGAGTGCGGAAGGAGTTTTCTTAACATGAAACGCCTTGACAGGCACAAAATAATTCACtccggagagaagcctttcaaGTGCCAGCAATGTGGAAAGAGCTTCAGTCATGAAATAAGTTTAAAGACACACACGAAAATCCACACTGAAGAGGACGCTTACACCTGCAAACAGTGTGGTAAAAGCTTCTCACATCAAGGAAATCTTAACTACCACATGCtcattcatactggagagaaacctttcacctgccaacaatGTGGGAAGGGCTTCTCACAAAAAGGAAATCTGAAGACTCACATGctaattcacactggagagaagccttttaaATGCCagcagtgtggaaagagcttcagtCATAAAGTCAGTCTCAAGACTCACCTGAAAAGTCATACCGGAGAGAGCCCTTTCACCTGTGAACTGTGTGGGAAGAGCTTCTCACTAAAAGGAAATCTGAATTATCACATgaaaattcacactggagagaagccgttcTTGTGCCAtcactgtggaaagagtttcacacttAAAGGAGGCCTTAAAAgtcacatgaggattcacactggagagaagccttacacatgTTTTCGATGTAAGGAGAGTTTCATACATCAAAAAGACTTGATTCGTCATTTGCAAACTCATTCTGGAAAGATATTGCAGTGTTTCTCAGTGTGGTAA